A window of the Isosphaera pallida ATCC 43644 genome harbors these coding sequences:
- a CDS encoding RNA polymerase sigma factor: MRKQRLVAGPDPHPLNASLKEAAAPDDPAVDGAAEERRAVSRLRSGDPGAARWLIETFQGVVLGVCLRMLGHRHDAEDVAQEVFLRALRAMPGFDPERPLRPWLVGIAANRCRTALARRARRPVSIEPPLDRPDPRPSQADPDDLAGELERALRLLRPEYRQVFSLYHEHGLDYDAIAKAVGRPVGTVKTWLHRARGQLARELAQRGVDCPSTPASEE; encoded by the coding sequence ATGAGGAAGCAACGCCTCGTGGCGGGACCGGACCCCCACCCTCTGAACGCCTCGCTCAAGGAGGCCGCGGCCCCCGACGACCCAGCGGTGGATGGTGCCGCCGAGGAGCGTCGGGCTGTGAGCAGGCTGCGTTCGGGCGATCCGGGGGCGGCCCGCTGGTTGATCGAGACCTTTCAGGGGGTCGTGCTAGGGGTCTGTCTGCGGATGCTTGGGCATCGTCACGACGCGGAGGATGTCGCCCAGGAGGTCTTCCTGAGGGCCTTGCGGGCGATGCCCGGCTTCGACCCCGAGCGGCCGTTGCGGCCCTGGTTGGTGGGGATCGCCGCCAACCGCTGCCGCACCGCGTTGGCCCGTCGCGCCCGTCGGCCGGTTTCGATCGAGCCGCCGTTGGATCGTCCCGATCCTCGCCCCTCCCAGGCTGATCCCGACGACCTCGCCGGCGAACTCGAACGCGCGTTGAGGTTGCTCCGTCCCGAATACCGCCAGGTTTTCAGCCTTTACCATGAACACGGTCTGGATTACGACGCCATCGCCAAGGCAGTCGGCCGTCCGGTCGGGACGGTCAAAACCTGGCTCCATCGGGCCCGCGGCCAACTCGCCCGCGAACTGGCTCAACGCGGCGTCGATTGCCCCAGCACGCCCGCTTCCGAAGAATGA